From a region of the Burkholderia lata genome:
- a CDS encoding H-NS family nucleoid-associated regulatory protein, which translates to MSASKTYAQLVVELAELDEEIERARARERVDAIAAVHSLMDTYAIKHRDLVGRNGSRGSYIVKVLPARYRDPASGKEWSGRGNAPLWIRGKDRRQFVVVKPPSAGKKTRTR; encoded by the coding sequence ATGAGCGCGAGCAAGACCTATGCACAGCTCGTAGTCGAGCTGGCCGAACTGGACGAGGAAATCGAGCGCGCACGCGCGCGCGAACGCGTCGATGCGATCGCGGCGGTTCACTCGCTGATGGATACCTACGCGATCAAGCATCGCGACCTGGTCGGCCGCAACGGCAGCCGGGGTTCGTACATCGTGAAAGTGCTGCCGGCGCGCTATCGCGATCCGGCGAGCGGGAAGGAGTGGAGCGGGCGCGGCAATGCGCCGCTCTGGATCAGGGGCAAGGATCGTCGACAGTTCGTCGTCGTCAAGCCGCCGTCCGCCGGCAAGAAAACCCGGACGCGCTGA
- a CDS encoding TetR/AcrR family transcriptional regulator — protein sequence MNMAPLPPRLTREESQLQTRAHLLAAAKRLFVDRGFGGTSLRDIAAEAGYTQGAFYSNFASKEALFVELMRERSQTQVADIARVLSDSSASGEDILNALEAWSRTVDAEPEWSVLGVEFKLQGRRNPAFAVASQALLDAHRDGLAYCIEQIFARLKKVPPEPPAVLAISFMGLSQGLSLQQSILSEVPIGHMIMVFLRSLLASAAPVR from the coding sequence ATGAACATGGCCCCCCTTCCCCCGCGGCTGACCCGCGAAGAAAGCCAATTGCAGACCCGCGCCCATTTGCTTGCCGCGGCGAAGCGGCTGTTCGTCGACCGCGGGTTCGGCGGCACGTCGCTCAGGGATATCGCGGCCGAAGCCGGCTATACGCAGGGGGCGTTCTATTCGAACTTCGCGAGCAAGGAGGCGCTGTTCGTCGAACTGATGCGGGAGCGTTCACAGACGCAAGTGGCCGACATCGCCCGGGTGCTGAGCGATTCGTCCGCGTCCGGGGAGGACATTCTGAATGCGCTGGAGGCCTGGTCGCGGACCGTCGATGCCGAGCCCGAGTGGTCGGTGCTGGGCGTCGAGTTCAAGCTTCAGGGGCGGCGCAACCCCGCTTTTGCCGTCGCGTCGCAGGCGTTGCTGGATGCCCACCGCGATGGCCTTGCCTATTGCATCGAACAGATTTTCGCGCGGCTGAAGAAGGTGCCGCCCGAACCGCCGGCCGTCCTGGCCATTTCGTTCATGGGGCTCTCGCAGGGCCTGTCGCTGCAGCAGTCGATCCTGTCCGAAGTACCGATCGGGCACATGATCATGGTGTTCCTGCGCAGCCTGCTGGCCTCGGCCGCGCCGGTGCGCTGA
- a CDS encoding alpha/beta hydrolase family protein, which produces MSLQDDRMNGAYRAEGWVQWPGEPELSFQFARTLGGAQEGASLISECFRAASRMTPGDTESWYREWQVLAKVSEQRALDAHERGFLRTASSNWLRAANYYRSSEFYLAHDDARRCDSFDSVERCSHRYLEGLTPAGEVVRIPYEGGAHLDAYFIPCAGGDVRSPAVIAFGGLDEYKDELLHEMPKHALTRGMSLLLVDLPGQGGTLRRQGIVNRPDTEVPVGACVDYLLTRGDVDHGRIALYGASVGGVYAARAASFEKRIVAVVSDSVMFDMASLFASWLDTPERLIWRHLKWVFGCATPQEVVDKARDFRLQGVIDRIPVPYLVLQGTEDWLGLKTATDTYDYAKAHGVDATLRLFDPDETGAAHCQVDNPTLGQEFICDWLAARLGIDQRAVRQRRPALA; this is translated from the coding sequence ATGAGTCTGCAAGACGATCGGATGAACGGCGCGTATCGCGCGGAAGGCTGGGTGCAATGGCCCGGCGAGCCGGAGTTGAGTTTCCAGTTCGCGCGCACGCTCGGCGGCGCGCAGGAAGGCGCGAGCCTGATCAGCGAGTGCTTTCGCGCGGCGTCGCGGATGACGCCCGGCGATACCGAGAGCTGGTACCGCGAATGGCAGGTGCTCGCGAAAGTCAGCGAGCAGCGTGCGCTCGACGCGCATGAGCGCGGCTTCCTGCGCACCGCGAGCAGCAACTGGCTGCGCGCGGCCAACTACTACCGGTCGTCCGAGTTCTATCTTGCGCATGACGACGCGCGCCGGTGCGACAGCTTCGACAGCGTCGAACGCTGCTCGCATCGTTATCTTGAAGGGTTGACGCCGGCCGGCGAGGTCGTGCGCATCCCGTACGAGGGCGGCGCGCACCTCGACGCGTATTTCATCCCGTGTGCGGGCGGCGACGTTCGGTCGCCGGCGGTGATCGCGTTCGGCGGGCTCGACGAGTACAAGGACGAGCTGCTCCACGAGATGCCCAAGCACGCGCTCACGCGCGGCATGTCGCTGCTGCTGGTCGACCTGCCGGGGCAGGGCGGGACGCTGCGCCGGCAGGGGATCGTCAACCGCCCGGATACCGAAGTGCCGGTCGGCGCGTGCGTCGACTACCTGCTCACGCGCGGCGACGTCGATCACGGCCGGATCGCGCTGTATGGCGCAAGCGTCGGCGGCGTCTACGCGGCGCGCGCGGCGTCGTTCGAAAAGCGCATCGTCGCGGTGGTCTCGGATTCGGTGATGTTCGACATGGCGTCGCTATTCGCGAGCTGGCTCGATACGCCGGAACGGCTCATCTGGCGCCACCTGAAATGGGTGTTCGGCTGCGCGACGCCGCAGGAAGTCGTCGACAAGGCGCGGGATTTCCGCCTCCAGGGCGTGATCGACCGGATTCCGGTGCCGTACCTGGTGCTGCAGGGCACGGAAGACTGGCTCGGGCTGAAGACGGCAACCGATACCTACGACTACGCGAAGGCGCATGGCGTCGACGCGACGCTCAGGCTGTTCGATCCGGACGAAACGGGCGCCGCGCACTGCCAGGTCGACAATCCGACGCTCGGTCAGGAATTCATCTGCGACTGGCTGGCGGCGCGGCTGGGCATCGACCAGCGCGCGGTGAGGCAGCGCAGGCCTGCATTGGCGTAA
- a CDS encoding AraC family transcriptional regulator, whose protein sequence is MSETDFFLQPQYAIQIADQLVRMGGRPPDWFVQLQHPGPNGELTIGEFSFDAFKRLVGDALDATGEPAFGLLVGERLRVGSHGVLGYAVANSVTARQALELIERFVQVRTSLISAKLEIVGEHARLAFVERHPLGDIRQPVMEAIVLTIKNLLDYITRGTSRTSYVAFPFDVPGYAVLAGELFGCEVRYGVDWAGMAFPVAELDRPLGTSNPHALTEAVRICQDELANQNRQQAFSSRIRRLMFEKVGDFPTQRTTAQLLNVTPRTMHRRLADEGTSYREILESVRHKLAIESVKTGKLSLQEIAFLLGYDSLGNFRRAFRRWEGMSPSEYRQSM, encoded by the coding sequence ATGTCCGAGACGGACTTTTTTCTTCAACCGCAGTACGCGATCCAGATCGCCGATCAACTGGTCCGCATGGGCGGGCGTCCGCCCGACTGGTTTGTGCAATTGCAGCATCCGGGGCCGAACGGCGAGCTGACGATCGGGGAATTTTCGTTCGACGCGTTCAAGCGGCTGGTCGGCGATGCGCTCGACGCAACCGGCGAGCCGGCATTCGGGCTGCTGGTCGGTGAACGCCTGCGCGTCGGCAGTCACGGGGTACTGGGCTACGCGGTGGCCAACAGCGTGACGGCGCGGCAGGCGCTGGAACTGATCGAGCGGTTCGTGCAGGTGCGCACGTCGCTCATTTCCGCGAAGCTCGAGATCGTGGGCGAACATGCGCGGCTCGCGTTCGTCGAACGTCATCCGCTGGGCGACATCCGGCAGCCGGTGATGGAAGCGATCGTGCTGACGATCAAGAATCTGCTCGACTACATCACGCGCGGCACGAGCCGTACATCGTATGTGGCGTTCCCGTTCGACGTGCCCGGCTATGCGGTGCTGGCGGGCGAACTGTTCGGTTGCGAGGTGCGTTACGGCGTCGACTGGGCGGGCATGGCGTTTCCGGTGGCGGAACTCGACCGGCCGCTCGGCACCAGCAACCCGCACGCGTTGACGGAGGCGGTGCGCATCTGCCAGGACGAACTCGCGAACCAGAACCGGCAGCAGGCTTTTTCATCCAGGATCCGCCGGCTGATGTTCGAGAAGGTCGGCGATTTCCCGACGCAGCGCACGACCGCGCAATTGCTGAACGTCACGCCGCGCACGATGCATCGGCGACTGGCCGACGAAGGCACGTCGTACCGCGAGATACTGGAAAGCGTGCGCCACAAGCTGGCGATCGAGAGCGTGAAGACGGGCAAGCTCAGCCTGCAGGAAATTGCGTTTCTGCTCGGCTACGACAGCCTCGGCAATTTCCGGCGCGCGTTCAGGCGCTGGGAGGGCATGTCGCCGTCGGAATATCGTCAGTCGATGTAG
- a CDS encoding LysR family transcriptional regulator yields the protein MELSDIDLNLLLLFQRLMQERRVSSVAEQMNMSQPGVSNALAKLRRRLGDPLFVRGPGGVVPTPFALRLAEPVSHALATLHAALNPETGFDPLRATRTLTIGMTDIGEVVFLPALLEHLSQAAPGIALNTVRDTSVNLSDEMADGRVDLAIGLLPQLKGGFYQRRLFDQRYVCLFRRGHPLEDAPLTVDAWRDAEHLVVVSAGTGHGQVDEWLKRRRVARQVRLTVPHFMSVGYILQRTDLIATVPEHLAQQLAAPFSLGWRALPVTVPGAPIHMLWHTRVNQDEGNKWLRDVVVDLFAETGTRARKAVPGRKK from the coding sequence ATGGAACTGAGCGATATCGACCTCAACCTGCTGCTGCTTTTCCAGCGGCTGATGCAGGAACGGCGCGTGTCGAGCGTCGCCGAGCAGATGAACATGAGCCAGCCGGGCGTGAGCAATGCGCTCGCAAAGCTGCGCCGCCGGCTCGGCGATCCGCTGTTCGTGCGCGGGCCGGGTGGCGTGGTGCCGACGCCGTTCGCGCTGCGCCTCGCGGAACCCGTGTCGCACGCGCTCGCGACATTGCACGCCGCGCTCAACCCCGAGACCGGCTTCGATCCGCTGCGTGCCACGCGCACGCTGACGATCGGCATGACCGATATCGGCGAAGTCGTGTTCCTGCCCGCGCTGCTCGAGCACCTGTCGCAAGCGGCGCCGGGCATCGCACTCAATACCGTGCGCGACACGAGCGTCAACCTCAGCGACGAAATGGCCGACGGCCGCGTCGATCTCGCGATCGGCCTGCTGCCGCAGCTCAAGGGCGGCTTCTATCAGCGCCGGCTGTTCGATCAGCGCTATGTGTGCCTGTTCCGGCGCGGGCATCCGCTCGAGGACGCGCCGCTGACGGTCGACGCGTGGCGCGATGCCGAGCATCTGGTCGTGGTGTCGGCCGGCACCGGTCACGGGCAGGTGGACGAATGGCTGAAGCGCCGCCGCGTGGCACGCCAGGTGCGGCTCACGGTGCCGCATTTCATGAGCGTCGGCTACATCCTGCAGCGCACCGACCTGATCGCGACGGTGCCCGAGCATCTCGCGCAGCAGCTCGCCGCACCGTTCTCGCTGGGCTGGCGCGCGTTGCCCGTCACGGTGCCGGGCGCGCCGATTCACATGCTCTGGCATACGCGGGTCAACCAGGACGAGGGGAACAAGTGGCTGCGCGACGTGGTGGTCGATCTGTTTGCGGAGACGGGCACGCGGGCGCGGAAGGCCGTCCCTGGCCGGAAAAAATAG
- a CDS encoding SDR family oxidoreductase produces the protein MSVSKKFAAVTGAGSGIGRAAAVALAQAGFTVALLGRTEESLRDTQDAIRTAGGDAHVFPADVTDEASVDHAFAQIAQQFGRLDVLFNNAGRNAPPVSLDEYDFDVWNSVVATNLTGVFLCARAAWRLMKAQTPQGGRIINNGSISAHAPRPDTIAYTATKHAVTGITKSLALDGRRYNIACSQIDIGNAATSLTDRMTQGVPQADGSLAPEARMDVTHVANAIVQMANLPLDTNILNMTIMATAMPFVGRG, from the coding sequence ATGTCTGTCTCGAAGAAATTCGCAGCCGTCACGGGCGCCGGCTCCGGCATCGGTCGCGCGGCGGCCGTCGCGCTCGCCCAGGCGGGATTCACCGTCGCACTGCTCGGACGCACCGAGGAATCGTTGCGCGACACGCAGGACGCGATCCGCACCGCCGGCGGCGACGCGCACGTGTTTCCTGCGGACGTCACCGACGAAGCATCGGTCGACCATGCGTTCGCCCAGATCGCGCAGCAGTTCGGCCGGCTCGACGTGCTGTTCAACAATGCCGGCCGCAACGCGCCGCCGGTTTCACTCGACGAATACGACTTCGACGTGTGGAACAGCGTCGTCGCGACGAACCTGACCGGCGTCTTCCTGTGTGCGCGAGCCGCATGGCGCCTGATGAAGGCGCAAACGCCGCAAGGCGGCCGGATCATCAACAACGGCTCGATCTCGGCGCACGCGCCGCGCCCCGATACGATCGCGTACACGGCCACCAAGCATGCGGTGACCGGGATCACCAAGTCGCTGGCGCTCGACGGCCGCCGGTACAACATCGCGTGCAGCCAGATCGACATCGGCAACGCAGCGACGTCGCTCACGGACCGGATGACGCAAGGCGTCCCGCAAGCCGACGGCAGCCTCGCGCCCGAAGCGCGCATGGACGTCACGCATGTCGCGAACGCGATCGTCCAGATGGCGAACCTGCCGCTGGACACGAACATCCTGAACATGACGATCATGGCGACGGCCATGCCGTTCGTCGGTCGCGGATAA
- a CDS encoding helix-turn-helix domain-containing protein, which yields MSKKTRVTSILSALPLKPRRREPLQVPADQIGQRLRALRQSRDLTLNEASQLTGVPAATFSRIETNKMSPTFGVLHRIIEGMGFDWRDVLTNQPRHRNSLSVCHAEDIVTTRIANIPYEYALLHRDSSAGMITLRMQVDARTVDEAGGLAGHEGDEFCYVLSGELELHFEHGEPTRLRAGESALFSSHRPHAYVAPSPEGATLLVVLTPPGQGPAKPLSP from the coding sequence ATGAGCAAGAAAACCCGCGTCACGTCGATTCTTTCGGCGCTGCCGCTCAAGCCGCGGCGCCGCGAGCCTCTTCAGGTGCCTGCCGACCAGATCGGACAGCGGCTGCGCGCGCTGCGCCAGTCGCGCGACCTCACGCTGAACGAGGCCAGCCAGCTCACGGGCGTGCCCGCGGCGACGTTCTCGCGCATCGAGACGAACAAGATGTCGCCGACCTTCGGCGTGCTGCACCGGATCATCGAAGGCATGGGCTTCGACTGGCGCGACGTGCTGACCAACCAGCCGCGCCATCGCAACTCGCTGAGCGTGTGCCATGCGGAAGACATCGTCACGACACGCATCGCGAACATCCCGTACGAATACGCGCTGCTGCATCGCGACAGTTCGGCCGGGATGATCACGCTGCGCATGCAGGTCGACGCGCGCACGGTGGACGAAGCCGGCGGGCTCGCCGGCCACGAGGGCGACGAGTTCTGCTACGTGCTGTCGGGCGAACTCGAGCTGCACTTCGAACACGGCGAGCCGACGCGGTTGCGCGCCGGTGAGAGCGCACTCTTCTCGTCGCATCGGCCGCATGCGTACGTGGCGCCGTCGCCCGAAGGCGCGACGCTGCTCGTGGTGCTCACGCCGCCCGGCCAGGGACCGGCGAAGCCGCTGTCGCCGTAG
- a CDS encoding 2Fe-2S iron-sulfur cluster-binding protein, with protein MFRFLTKTKTVKAVINDRAITVEPAETLLQAALRHGIDFPHSCRVGGCATCKCKLVDGRVKELTQTGYILSDDDLDQGFILACQSIPQSDVTIAVDTSRQAARRKIDGRVIGQDRMTHDIVRLRVQLDESLPYKAGQYAQLSIASLPGEARHYSFATSVRPNAQVNFLVRKVPGGVFSGHVHAHDLVGRTVSVEGPLGDFWMRPADAPLILIAGGSGLAPILAMLEDGVAARTTRAVTLLFGARAQHDLYALDTIHDLAARWPGRFDFQPILSDEPADSSWRGSRGMVTDAIAADLPAQTHAYLCGPPRMIDAATDVLVARGLSRSRIHADRFTTQHDTQAIA; from the coding sequence ATGTTCCGATTCCTGACAAAAACCAAGACTGTGAAGGCCGTCATCAACGATCGCGCCATCACGGTCGAGCCGGCGGAAACGCTGTTGCAGGCAGCGCTGCGCCACGGCATCGACTTCCCGCACAGCTGCCGTGTCGGTGGCTGCGCGACCTGCAAGTGCAAGCTCGTCGACGGGCGCGTGAAGGAGCTGACGCAGACCGGCTACATCCTGTCCGACGACGATCTCGACCAGGGTTTCATCCTCGCGTGCCAGAGCATCCCGCAGTCGGACGTGACGATCGCCGTCGACACGAGCCGGCAGGCCGCGCGACGGAAGATCGACGGCCGCGTGATCGGCCAGGACCGGATGACCCACGACATCGTCCGGCTGCGCGTCCAACTCGACGAATCGCTGCCGTACAAGGCCGGCCAGTACGCGCAGCTGTCGATCGCGTCGCTGCCCGGCGAGGCGCGGCATTACTCGTTCGCGACCAGCGTGCGGCCGAATGCGCAAGTGAATTTCCTCGTCCGCAAGGTGCCCGGAGGCGTGTTCTCGGGCCACGTCCATGCGCACGATCTCGTCGGCCGGACCGTGAGCGTCGAAGGCCCGCTCGGCGACTTCTGGATGCGCCCTGCCGACGCCCCGCTGATCCTGATCGCAGGCGGCAGCGGGCTCGCGCCGATTCTCGCGATGCTCGAAGACGGCGTCGCGGCACGCACGACGCGTGCGGTCACGCTGCTGTTCGGCGCACGCGCGCAGCACGACCTGTATGCACTCGACACGATTCACGACCTTGCCGCCCGCTGGCCGGGCCGCTTCGATTTTCAACCGATCCTGTCCGACGAGCCGGCCGATTCATCGTGGCGCGGCTCGCGCGGGATGGTGACCGACGCCATCGCGGCCGACCTGCCGGCGCAGACGCACGCGTACCTGTGCGGGCCGCCCCGCATGATCGACGCGGCGACCGACGTCCTGGTCGCGCGCGGCCTCTCCCGCTCGCGGATTCACGCGGACCGCTTCACCACGCAGCACGACACGCAGGCAATCGCCTGA